The sequence below is a genomic window from Candidatus Binatia bacterium.
CCAGCTTTCCCAGACTGCGGATGGCCTTGGCGCGGATGCTGGGGTTCTGATCGGCGAGATTCTTCTGCAAGGTTTGTACAAAGCGACGGCGCGTGTCCTCGGGTAGCGCGGCCGGCGGGATGGACTCGGCGAACTTGCCGATCGCGCGCGTAGCGGTGTCGCGCAGCTCGCGGTCCTGCGCTTCCGCAGCCTGGAGGGCGTAGGCAGCGGCCTGCACGATCTTTGGTGATTTGATTTTTCCCAACGCGTACAGGACGAACTGGCGGCGGCCTGGATCGGACGAGGATTGGTACTCGGCGACGAGGGGCGGAATGGCATCGGCGCCCAGGCGGCCCAGGGCGTTGGCAATGGCTATCTGCGCTTTGAGATCACCGGCGTCCAGTTGCGTGAGTAAAGCCGGGATGACCCACTTCCCGAAACCGACCACGAGCGCAATGGCTTCATTCAGCAAGGGCGCCAGGTCGGGTCGGTCCAGCGGATCAATGTAGAAGAGGGTCGAGACCATTTCGAACAGCCTGCCGGCTTCATCGGTTCCGACCTTGGAGATCTCCTTCTTGATGAGATCCAGAGCCCGGTGAAGGTCTTCTGGTTGTTGACTCGCCAGAAGTGTCTCGATGCTACGGCGCAGGTGCTCTTCCATGGCGGCGCACTCCTTTACTTTTTCCCTTCCCCCGTAGGTGCTGCCTCTAACGCCATGCTTGTACCTAAGTTCCGCGGTGACAATCAACTGCATAAGTCCAACCGACCGTGAGGGTGACCTGCCCGGGCGCTCGCTGTTGACGTAACGGCAGGGACGCCGTAACTTTGGATTTTTTCGCAGAGGAGAGGCGAATGCATAAATCCAGGTCGAGCGTCTTCGCGGTGGCCCTGCTGCTGGCGGCGTGCAGCCAACCGCCCGCATCAACCGATACGGCTACCGCGCCGGGTGGGACTGGATCGCAGGTGGAACAGGCGGCGGCGAAGTCGGCGGAGGGCAAGAGGGCGCCTGGTGCCGACGCTGTGGTCGCCACCGTGGGGTCGCGTGCCATCACGCAAGGTGAGCTCGAGCATCAAGTGAGCGGCAAACTGATCGAAATCGAGAGTCAGCGCTACGAAGCCCTGCGCCAAGGGCTCGACCAGATGATCGCCGAAGAATTGTACACGCGGGAGGCACAGGCGCGTGGCACTACGGTCGAGGTGCTGGCTAAGCAGGAGGTGGAGGACAAGGTGAGTGCCCCCACCGCGGAGCAGATTCAGCAGGTGTATGACGGGGCCAAGGAAGAGATCGGCGACCAGCCGCTCGACAGCGTCAGGCCGCGGATCGTGGCATTTTTGCGAGAGCAGCAGCAGGCGGAACGCAACCAGGCCTTCGTCGCTGAACTGAAGCAGAGGTACAAGCCGACCGTGTCGCTACGCCCACCGACGGTGAACGTCGGCGACGGAGGACGGCCGGTGCGCGGCAATGCGAAGGCGCCCGTGACCATCATCGAGTTTGCTGACTATGAGTGCG
It includes:
- a CDS encoding HEAT repeat domain-containing protein, which translates into the protein MEEHLRRSIETLLASQQPEDLHRALDLIKKEISKVGTDEAGRLFEMVSTLFYIDPLDRPDLAPLLNEAIALVVGFGKWVIPALLTQLDAGDLKAQIAIANALGRLGADAIPPLVAEYQSSSDPGRRQFVLYALGKIKSPKIVQAAAYALQAAEAQDRELRDTATRAIGKFAESIPPAALPEDTRRRFVQTLQKNLADQNPSIRAKAIRSLGKLAKFGHLTAPERTTLRETFEHIVGKDERFEWDRAYLVRKEAIEALTYL
- a CDS encoding thioredoxin domain-containing protein produces the protein MHKSRSSVFAVALLLAACSQPPASTDTATAPGGTGSQVEQAAAKSAEGKRAPGADAVVATVGSRAITQGELEHQVSGKLIEIESQRYEALRQGLDQMIAEELYTREAQARGTTVEVLAKQEVEDKVSAPTAEQIQQVYDGAKEEIGDQPLDSVRPRIVAFLREQQQAERNQAFVAELKQRYKPTVSLRPPTVNVGDGGRPVRGNAKAPVTIIEFADYECAFCRRSAATIDQVLKTYGDKIRFVWRDYPLPFHEHARPAAEAARCAEAQGKFWEYHDKLFAGEDLAVDRLKELATAVGLDRAKFDTCLTQTPSTASIDKDIADGSSAGVRGTPAFFINGRFISGAQPFETFKEAIDDELSRVAGANG